One genomic segment of Trichoplusia ni isolate ovarian cell line Hi5 chromosome 5, tn1, whole genome shotgun sequence includes these proteins:
- the LOC113494573 gene encoding uncharacterized protein LOC113494573 — protein sequence MFCPNKNSYLQLTIAMNPRVINKAVRRAMRKKQFDPHDEIPPAQRLESMQPSMFAPWVDITRAHLGFGRRGLRLINRELNSEDSLVQLQAIHSILDQVQISENAIFLINLNIVYRLIDLMQDRDPIVREKVAYILTHLCNYHQGRQRIMSRPVVIDHLIYLIMRDRKEIRYAAALCLKTLTRDRCSCEIIMKNDKIIVSLLKMIKDDHMAIVIFHLNSLKNLSEWDPVPALKANAFQVMKKLMKQQETRIVAAAMDCMMQLLKHSVGKKLADQHDLTHYLRNYLVSPDIEVLIAAVGLMGYTTLTTRGKWRAKEFSFDLTKRLVTLCVSHNMPVLQLRSLQVLINLCDSPDIRAHIKKHWEKKIKSIKIRTHEQWDGTSETTTFGLETGHNYRTMCIENVETIKSDYGDSIHAVNVTSYVRRVQEVKAHLIMLINFEPYLH from the exons ATGTTTTGTCCAAATAAAAACTCGTATCTCCAATTGACCATCGCGATGAACCCTAGGGTCATCAACAAAGCGGTCCGGAGGGCTATGAGGAAGAAGCAGTTTGACCCTCATGATG AGATACCCCCAGCCCAACGGTTGGAGTCAATGCAGCCGTCGATGTTTGCCCCGTGGGTGGACATCACGAGGGCACACCTTGGCTTCGGCCGCCGCGGGCTAAGGCTCATCAACAGGGAACTAAACTCTGAAGACAGTTTAGTACAGCTGCAGGCTATACATTCTATATTGGATCAG GTCCAAATATCTGAGAATGCAATATTCTTAATAAACTTGAACATAGTGTATAGACTGATAGACCTGATGCAAGACCGCGACCCCATCGTCCGGGAGAAGGTGGCCTACATCCTCACGCACCTCTGCAACTACCACCAGGGCCGGCAGCGCATCATGTCCCGGCCCGTCGTCATCGACCACCTCATCTACTTAATCATGCGAGACCGCAAGGAGATCCGATACGCTGCAGCGCTCTGTCTCAAAACACTGACCAGAGACAGGTGCTCCTGCGAAATCATCatgaaaaatgacaaaattatcGTAAGTCTTCTAAAAATGATCAAGGATGATCACATGGCAATCGTAATATTCCATTTGAATTCCCTGAAAAATTTGTCCGAATGGGATCCGGTTCCAGCTCTAAAAGCGAACGCGTTTCAAGTGATGAAGAAACTGATGAAACAACAGGAAACTAGAATCGTAGCCGCTGCTATGGATTGTATGATGCAGCTTTTGAAACACAGTGTCGGCAAGAAGCTGGCTGACCAGCATGATCTGACGCACTACTTGAGGAATTACCTCGTGTCTCCGGACATAGAGGTGCTGATCGCTGCCGTAGGTCTGATGGGCTACACGACGTTAACAACAAGGGGAAAATGGAGGGCAAAGGAATTTTCGTTTGATTTGACGAAGCGTTTGGTGACTCTGTGCGTGTCGCATAACATGCCGGTGCTGCAACTAAGATCCTTGCAGGTTCTTATCAACCTGTGCGACAGTCCGGACATCAGGGCGCACATAAAGAAACACTGggagaagaaaattaaaagtatcaaGATCAGGACCCACGAGCAGTGGGACGGCACGTCGGAGACCACGACCTTCGGGCTGGAGACTGGTCACAACTACAGGACGATGTGCATAGAAAATGTGGAGACTATCAAGAGTGATTACGGAGACAGCATCCATGCTGTGAACGTGACCAGCTATGTTAGGAGAGTACAGGAAGTCAAGGCTCACCTGATAATGCTTATCAACTTTGAACCATACCTGCATTGA